Within Sphingobium sp. KCTC 72723, the genomic segment GGCTCATAATAGGCCGCCGGGTTCGGATTGTTGGGGGTGAAACGCATTGCCCCGTCCTTGTGATAATGATGCACCGGGCATTTGGGCGCGTTGACCGGCAGCGCTTCATAATGGGTGCCGATGCGGTGGCGGTGCGCGTCGGCATAGCTGAAGATTCGCGCCTGAAGCATCTTGTCGGGCGAAAAGCCGATGCCCGGCACGATGTTGGATGGCGACATGGCCAGTTGCTCGATTTCCGCGAAATAATTATCCGCGTTCCGGTTCAGCTCCATCACGCCTATGTCGATCGGTGGATAGTCGGCATGGGGCCACACCTTGGTCAGATCGAACGGGTTGTAGGACGTCTTGTCCGCGTCCATTTCCGGCATGATCTGGACCTGCACCTTCCATTTGGGGAAGTCGCCCTGCTCGATCGCTTCGAACAGATCCTCCTGCGTCGATTCGCGGGTGCGCCCTACAATCTGCGCGGCTTCCTCATTGGTCCAATGCTTGTGGCCCTGCATCGTCTTGAAGTGGAACTTGACCCAGAAGCGCTCATTGGCGTCATTGATCAGGCTGAAAGTATGGCTGCCATAGCCATTAATGTGGCGGACATCGGTGGGCAGGCCGCGATCAGACATAAGGATCGTCACCTGATGCAGCGATTCCGGCGACAGCGACCAGAAGTCCCACATCGCCGTGGGCGATCGCAAATTGGTGCGCGGATGGCGCTTTTGGGTGTGGATGAAGTCGGGGAATTTCAACGGGTCGCGCACGAAGAAAACCGGCGTGTTGTTGCCGACCAGATCCCAGTTACCCTCCGGCGTGTAGAATTTCATCGCAAAGCCGCGCACGTCGCGCTCGGCATCCGCCGCACCCGCTTCGCCTGCAACAGTCGAGAAACGCAGGATCATCGGCGTCTGTGCGCCCGGTTGCAGCACCTTGGCCTTGGTATAGGCGCTGATGTCCCCCGTGATCGTCAGTGTGCCATGCGCACCCCAGCCCTTGGCATGGACGACCCGCTCAGGAATACGCTCGCGATTCTGGTGGGCCAGCTTTTCGAGCAGTTGATAATCCTGCAACAACAACGGCCCGCGCGGTCCCGCGCTCAGACTGTTCTGATTGTCCGCAATCGGCGCACCGCCGCTGGTGGTCATGATCGGCTTGTCGGCCATGGTCGTCCTCCTGGGTTTGATGAGCATGGGTTACGCCGCCCGGCGTTTCAGGCAAAATTGATTAAACAGCCTTCACTGATCGGTTTGATGACTTAGTCATCAAGCAAAGCCTGCCATCCAGCCAGTCTTTTGCCACGTTCCTTTTCGTTCATATCGGCCGTGAACATCTGCCGTTCCGACGCCATGACACCTGCCGCCGCAAGGTCAGGAAACAGCCCCACGCCTACCCCGGCCAGCAGCGCCGCGCCCCGCGCCGTCGTTTCCACGTCATGCGGGCGCTCGACCGGCACGTCCAATATATCGGCCATGTCCTGCGCGATCCAGTCGTTGGCGCTCATCCCCCCGTCGATCCGCAAGCGACGCCACGGCGCACCATCGGCGGCAAAGGCACGCGCCAGATCCTGCACCTGATGCGCCATGGATTCCATCGCGGCCCGCACGATATGCGCCCGCCCAGTGGCATGAGTCAGCCCGGTAATCCGCCCCGTCGCTTCGGCACGCCAATGCGGCGCGCCCAGCCCCGACAGCGCGGGCAGCATCCACACCCCGCCATTGTCCGCCACCGATCGGGCGATCGCGTCGGTATCGGCCGCCTGCGCGATCATTCCCATTTGGTCGCGCAGCCATTGGATCAGGCTGCCCGCCACAAAAATCGACCCTTCCAGCGCATAGTGCCGATCCCCGCCCATCTGCCACAGCACCGTCCCGAGCAGGCGATGGGCCGATTGCGGCACCGCCCGTCCCATCGGCGTCAGGATGAACGCCCCGGTGCCAAGCGTCGCTTTCGCCTCGCCCGGTGCCAGGCACCCCTGCCCGATCGTCGCGGCCTGCTGGTCCCCGGCAAGCCCGCATATCGGCACGCTGCCGCCCAGTAACGCCGGCACCGTCACCCCGAACGTCCCCGCATTGTCGACGATCTCCGGCAGCGCCCCCTGCGGCACGCCGAACAGTGCGCACAGGTCGTCGTCCCATCCTGTCCCGTCCAGCGCCATCAGTTGCGTGCGGCTGGCGTTGGTCGCATCGCTGATATGCAGCCCGCCGGTCAGTTTCCAGACCAGCCAGCTTTCAACCGTTCCCAGCGCGAGCGCATCTCCGGCCGTCGCAACATCGGCCACATGGTCGATCATCCAGCGCATTTTGGTCGCGGAAAAATAGGGATCGACCACCAACCCGGTGCGCCGCTGGATCATCTGCTCATGCCCCGCTTGACGCAGCGCGGCGCAGCGGTCGGCCGTCCGCCGGTCCTGCCACACGATCGCACGGGTTAGCGGTTCGCCCGTGCGCCGGTCCCACGCCACTACCGTTTCGCGCTGGTTGGTGATGCCGATCGCGGCGATCCGGTCTGTCCCGCCCGCCTGCGCCACCATCGCCTGCGCACATTCCAGCGTCCGCGCCCAAATCTGCGCCGCGTCATGTTCCACCCATCCGGGCTGGGGATAATATTGGCTCAGGTCGCGCTGCGCCGTGGCGACCCGCGCGCCATCGGGCGCATAGAGCATCGCCCGCGTGGAGGTGGTCCCCGCGTCCAGCACCAGCAGATAGTTGCCGCTCATTCCCCCTCCCCCAGCCACGCCTGCAACCGCGTCACCTGAGCCGCATCGAAGCGCAGCCCCAGCTTGCTGCGCCCCCACAGCACATCCTGCGCCGTGTGCGCCCATTCTCGCGCCTGCATATGCGCCACTTCCGCCTGGAAAAGCCCATGGCCGAAATCCATGCCCAGATCGGCAGCGACTCGCGCCTTGCCCAGCCAGACCCGCGCCTGTGTGCCATAGGCCCGACCGATCCGGTCGGCGGTCGCGGCGACCAGAAACGGATAGTCCCGCGCCAGTCCCGCGATCAGCGCGGCCAGCCCGTCGCGCGGAAAATCTCCGCCGGGCAACGGCGCTTCCGCCGTCCAGTCCCGTTCGTCCAGCCCCGGTAGAAACGGCCGCAGCCGTGTCATCGCCGCAACCGCCAAATGCCGGTAAGTCGTGATCTTACCCCCAAACACGGACAGCAATGGCGCGCCATCCGCATCGTCCAGTTCCAGCCGATATCCGCGCGTCGCCGCCTCCGGTCGTCCCGACCCATCGTCCACCAACGGCCGCACTCCGGCATAGGACCAAACGACATCGGCAGGCGTGATCGCGCGCGAAAAATAGCGATTCGCGCCATCGCACAGATAGGCGATCTCCTCCGCACTGGCCGTCACATGCGCCAGCCCGCCTTCATGATCCCGGTCGGTCGTGCCGATCAGGGTGAAGTCGCGTTCATAGGGAATGGCAAAGAAGATGCGTCCGTCGGGCAGCTGAAAGAAATAGGCATGGTCATGCCCGAACAGCGCGCGCACGACGATATGCGATCCGCGCACGAGCCGCATCTGCCGGTCGCTCGGTCGTTGCGCACGATCGAGCAAGTCCAACACCGACGGCCCGGTCGCATTGATCACGATCCGCGCCCGGAACGTCTCGGCCGCCGTGCGGATCGCCCAAAGCTCGCCCTCCCGCGCCAGCCCCGTCACCTCCGTCCGCGTGCGGACCGTCGCGCCCCGGTCCGCCGCATCGCGCGCGTTCAGCACTACCAGCCGCGCATCATCCACCCACCCGTCCGAATAGGCATAGGCCGGGCCGAAACCGGGTCGCAGCGCTGCCCCCGCGACATGGCGGCGGAGGTCGATGGATCGCGTCGCAGGCAGCGCCCGCCGCCCGCCGATATGATCGTAGAGAAACAGCCCCAGACGCAGCATCCAGCGCGGTCGCAGCCCTTTCGTCCATGGCAGGACGAAGCGCATCGGATGGATGATATGCGGCGCAATGCCCCACAGGCGGGCGCGTTCGGCCAGCGCTTCGCGCACCAGCGCAAATTCGCCATGTTCCAGATAGCGCAGTCCGCCATGGATCAACTTGGTCGATGCCGACGATGTGCCTTGCGCCAGGTCGCCTCGTTCCAGCAGCAGCACGCGCGCGCCGCGCCCCGCCGCATCGCGGGCAATACCGCACCCGTTCACGCCGCCCCCGATAATGGCGATGTCATGAATGATGCCGGCGCTCTCCTCGCTCACCCTATGAGCATAGGGGGCGTAGCGGGCAAAAGAAAGCGCCCGGCGGCATGGATCATCACGCCGCCGGGCGCTCGTCAGTCCCCGGACGCAAAGGGGTCAGGCCAGCGTGTCAACCAGCAAACCGCTATTGCTGCTGTCCGTGCTGCTCGCGGCGCTGCCGTAGAGAGACTGCGACAGGCTGGAGCGCAGATTTTCGAGGAAGGCGATGATCGAATCCAGCTGCTCGGTCGCGCTGCTGGCGTCGCTCGTGCTGGCGGAACTGCTGTCCTCATCCTCGCTCGTTTCGCTCGATGGTGGCGGGCCACGCATCGGCCCCGGCCCGCCCATCGCATCCACGCTCATGCCGTCCGAGCCGCTTTCGATCGCGGTCGCGCTTGCGCCCTGCGGCCCGCCCTGCGCGAAAAAGCTCCGGAGCGCGCTCGCCTGTTCTTCCGTCAGCGTGCCTGCCGACACCTGGCTGTCGATCAGCGTGTCGATGCGATCCTTCATCGCCGACGGGTCAAGCCGCGCACTGCTCTCGCTGGCTGAGGATGCCAGCGCCGTATCGATCGAATCGAGCGCCACGTCCAGCGCATCACCATCCACCTGCGTCAGCGATCCTGCCTCTACGGCAGCATCGATCCGGCGGTCCATCGAAGCGCGCGGCGATGGCGGCGTGGTCATATTGTAATTGCTTATAGTCGTCATTGATGAAGTCCCCACTTCAGTTGAGGGGGCATCATCACTCAAAAACCTAAAAAATCCCTATATTTCAATGATGTAATAGGTTGAAATATAGATGCTACACATGAAGCGCAGCGTGGAGGGATCAGGCCTTTTCCAGCGTGCATTGCAACGGATGCTGGTTCTGCCGGGCGAAATCCATCACCTGGTTCACCTTGGTTTCCGCCACTTCATAACTGAACACGCCGCATATGCCGACGCCGCGCTGATGCACATGCAACATCACCCGCGTCGCTTCCTCCATGTCCATGCGGAAGAAGTGCTGGAGGACGTGAACGACAAATTCCATAGGCGTATAGTCGTCGTTCAGCATCAGCACCTTGTAGAGCGATGGCTTTTTGGTGCGGGTCCGGGTGCGCGTGGCGATACCGACATTGGGACCGCCCGGCCCCTCGCCCTGGTCATCCCGGTCGTCGCCCGTCATCGTCGCGGGGCGCGTATATGCTGTGGCGATACTGATCATGATGTCGCAGGATATGGCGATTTCCGTCCTCATGGCAAGGGGGCGGAGCGACCATCGACGGCCCGTCGCCGATAAATCAGCGTTAACGGCAAAGGGCGCGCCTCCCGCTGGGGGAGACGCGCCCTTTATAGCCATGCCGATGGGCGTAGCGCTGTGGCTCAGGCCGCCAGCGACTTCACCTTGTCGGTCACCAGCGTCACGCGCGCGGTCAGCGGCTGAGCGACTTCACCCACCAGCTTCATCATCGCTTCGCTGCTCTTGGCGGCTTCCTTGGCGAAATCATCGAAGCTGCTCGACATCATCTGGCTTTGCAGCTGGAAGAATTCGGTCGGGGTCTTGATGGTCGCAAAGGTCTTCATCGTGGCAGTCGCCTTTTCGAAGCTCTTGCGGCTGTAATCGACAGCTTCCTGGCCCATGGTTTCCATAGCCTTGGCAGCGATCTTGCCGGATTCAACCATCGCTTCGACATTGCCCTTGGTCAGGTCGCTCAGCTCTTCGATCGCCTTGGTCGACTTTTCAACGCCGGCCTTCGCCTTTTCGTTCATGTCGGCATAAACGGTTTCCAGCTTGGCTTTGGCGTCTTCGGCAAACTTCTTACCGGTTTCGATCATGTCGGTCATGTTTTTGGTTCCTTCTATTACGGGCAGCGATGGAATTTGGGTCATGGGTGTTTCGGCGACGACATCCGCCACAGCGGCGGAAGGCGTCGGAACATCAGGCACCTGAACAGGCGGCGTCGCGGCGGCAGGGGCCGCTTCGACTTCGGGGACAAGAGCCGGCTCAGGCGCAGCATCTACGGCAGTCGTCGCCGCGACGATCGCAGCTGGATTGCCGTCCATTGCCGGAACGCTAGTGGACTTGGCTGTCAGCGTGGGCGCCTTGGCCGCAGCGGGCTTGCGCGCCACCGGCGGCTTCTTTGCGGGCGGGGCGATCGCGGCTTCCGCCGCTTTCAACGCCTCGCTGGCCGACAGTGTCGAACCGCTTTTGGAAAGGGGTCTGCCCCGTCCGGTTTTGGGTGTAACAGCCATGGACCAAATCTCCGCTTGTTGCAGCGCACAATAATCCTTCGTGCCGAGATTCGCAAGGCTTTTGTGCAGTGCAACATAACGGTCATATGGCGCGCCGCTCAGGCCAAAAAGCAATCGGTTGCAATGCAGCAATTCCAGCCGATTATCGCTCCTTTACATAGCGTCCGGGCGCATCCTCAATTGCTTTCATCTTGCCCTTGCCTGGCACCCGCGCGCCCTTCACCGCCACAACACGCGAATCGAGGCTGTCGATCCATGCGCGCCAGTCTGGCCACCAGCTACCCTTTGTCTCTCTCGCTGTCGCAACAAAGCTATCGAGGTCCGGCTGCGGCTCCTCACACGTCCAATATTGATATTTTTGCGCGGCGGGCGGATTGATGACTCCGGCGATATGGCCCGACCCCGCCAGCACGAACCGCACTGGCCCGGACAAATGCTCGGTCAGCTTCCACACGCTTTCCAGCGGCGCGATATGATCTTCCTTGCCTGCCTGCACATAAGCCGGCGTCTCAATCTTCTTGAGGTCGATCGGCGTGCCATCCACGCTGATCGCGCCCGGCATCACCAGCAAATTGTCGCGATAGAGCTGGGTCAGATAATCCTTGTGCCAGCGCGCGGGCAAATTGGTCGTATCGCCGTTCCAGTAAAGCAGGTCGAACGGCGGATAATCCATCCCAAGCAGGTAATTATTGACCACATAGTTCCAGATGAGGTCGCGCCCGCGCAGCAGGTTGAACGTCACCGCCATATAACGCCCGTCCAGAAATCCGCCCGACGACAGTTGATCGACCAACTTCATCTGCTCGTCATCCACGAACAGGGTCAGGTCGCCCGCCTTGCTGAAATCCACCTGCGCAGTGAAGAAAGTCGCGCTGGCGACCTTGTCCGCCTCGCCCCGCGCTGCCAGCAGCGCCAGCGTCGCCGCCAGCGTCGTCCCGGCCACGCAATAGCCGATAGTATGGACGCTTTTCACTTTCAGCAGATCGCGCACCGTATCGATTGCGTCGATCTGGCCACGCAAAATATAGTCGTCCCAGATCAGGTCTTTCATCGACGCATCTGCCGACTTCCACGATACTAGGAATACGCTGACCCCCTGATCCACGGCCCATTTGACGAAACTTTTTTCAGGCGACAGGTCGAGAATGTAGAAGCGGTTGATCCATGGCGGAAAAATGATCAGCGGCGTTGTCAGCACCGTTTCGGTCGACGGCGCATAGTGAATCAGCTGATAGAGCGGGGTTTCATGGACCACTTTGCCCGGCGTCGCGGCGATGTTGCGCCCCACCTCAAACTGGGTGCCGTCGGTATGCGACAGCTGGCCCTTCTCCATGTCGGCCAGCATATGCTGCATACCCTTGACCAGATTCTCGCCGCCCGTCTCGATCGTCTTTTGCACCACGGTCGGGTTGGTCAGCGGAAAATTGGACGGCGACAGCGCGTCGAGCATCCCGGTGGTCGCAAAGCGCAGCTTGGCCTTTTGCTTCGCGTCCACCCCGTCAACGGAGTCGGCCAGCCGGGTCATATAATCGGACACCAGCAAATAGCTTTGCCGGATCAGGTCGTAAAAGGGGTTTTGCGTCCACGCCGGGTCGGCAAAGCGCCGGTCCTTGCGCGCGGCCGGGCTTTCTGCCGGGGCAGGCGCAGGCTCGTCGCGCAACAGGCCACCCGAATCGAGAAAACGCTGCCACAGCGCGAGTCCTTCGTCGGCAAAGCCGCTCTGGATGCGAGCGACCGTCTCCGGGTCGAAAGGCAGCACGCGGCCCGTCGCCCCCGCCGCCTGCTCCAGCATCAATTGCTGGGTGCGGCCAATGACCTGCGTCCATTGCTGCATCTGTTCCAGCGTCGGCAGATGCGGCTCCATGACGTTGCTCTTTTCCATGGCCACTCTCCTGTTCCTGGCATCATCTGCCACCACCGCTTTCTCTGGCGCGGCGCAAGCGGGGTGGTTATAGCCCGATTGTGACGCGGCGACGGCTCGCGTCGCACTATTCATCACCGAGAGCTTTCAGGAAAGCCCCTATAATGTCCGAAGAATTCTACCGCATGAAGCGCCTGCCCCCCTATGTCATCGCAGAAGTGAACGCGATGCGGGCCGCCGCGCGCGCGGCGGGAGAGGATATTATCGACCTTGGCATGGGCAATCCCGACCTGCCCCCGCCCGACCATGTCATCGCCAAGCTGATCGAGGTCGCGCAAAAGCCCGATGCCCATGGCTATTCCCAGTCGAAGGGGATTCCGGGGCTACGCAAGGCGCAGGCCAATTATTATGGCCGCCGCTTCGGCGTCGATGTCGACCCGGAAACTGAAGTCGTCGTGACGATGGGGTCGAAAGAAGGGCTTGCCAGCCTGGCCACCGCGATCACTGCGCCGGGTGATGTCGTGCTGGCCCCCAACCCCAGCTATCCGATCCACATGTTCGGTTTCATCATCGCGGGCGCGACCATCCGATCGGTGCCGACCACGCCGGATGAAAATTATTTCCGGGCGATCGACCGGGCGATGGCCTTCACCGTGCCGCGCCCGTCGATTCTGGTGGTAAACTATCCGTCCAATCCGACCGCCGAAACGGTCGACCTGGCCTTCTACGAACGGCTCGTCGCCTGGGCGAAGGAAAACAAGGTCTGGGTGCTGAGCGACCTTGCTTATTCCGAACTTTATTATGACGGCAATCCGACTCCCTCCATCCTGCAAGTGCCGGGCGCGAAGGATGTGGCGATCGAATTTACCTCGCTGTCGAAAACCTATTCGATGGCGGGCTGGCGCATGGGCTTTGCCGTGGGCAACAAGCAGTTGATCGCGGCAATGACGCGGGTGAAATCCTATCTCGACTATGGCGCGTTCACCCCGATTCAGGCGGCGGCCTGCGCGGCGTTGAACGGCCCGCAGGACATCGTCCAGAAGAACCGCGAACTTTATCACAAGCGTCGCGACGTTATGGTCGAAAGCTTCGGCCGCGCCGGGTGGGACATTCCCCCGCCGCGCGCGTCGATGTTCGCCTGGGCGCCCTTGCCCCCCGCGCTCAAGGAAATGGGCAGCCTTGAATTTTCCAAGCAATTGCTCACTCACGCCAAGGTCGCAGTCGCGCCGGGCGTTGGCTATGGCGAGGATGGCGAAGGGTTCGTCCGCATCGCCATGGTGGAAAATGAGCAGCGCCTGCGGCAAGCGGCCCGCAACGTGAAGAAATATCTCCAATCGATGGGCGTCAATACGCCGTCGTCCAAGGGCGCGGCCTGATCGGCCCTACACCGAGCAGGGGGAAGCGGTTATGAGCGCAGTCGCAGGGCTATTGCCGTTGCCGCAAGTGACGCACATTGCGCAGACCATCCAGCTTGCCGTCGCGCCGGTGTTTATGCTGGCGGGCATCGGCGCGTTCCTGAACCTGTGCGCCAGTCGATTGGCACGGGTGATCGACCGGGCGCGGGTCGTGGAAAAGGGCGTGCTGGAATCGCGCGGCAAGGAGCATGACCGGCTGGTCGCGGAAATCAGGATGCTCGACCGACGGATGAGCGTAGTCAACAGCGCGATCTTTCTGTCGGTCGCATCGGGCTGCGCCATCTGTCTGGTCGTGATCTTGCTGTTTGCCGCCGAATTGTTCCGGGGCCATCTGGGTAATACTATTGCCGTCCTGTTCATCGTGACGATG encodes:
- a CDS encoding catalase; protein product: MADKPIMTTSGGAPIADNQNSLSAGPRGPLLLQDYQLLEKLAHQNRERIPERVVHAKGWGAHGTLTITGDISAYTKAKVLQPGAQTPMILRFSTVAGEAGAADAERDVRGFAMKFYTPEGNWDLVGNNTPVFFVRDPLKFPDFIHTQKRHPRTNLRSPTAMWDFWSLSPESLHQVTILMSDRGLPTDVRHINGYGSHTFSLINDANERFWVKFHFKTMQGHKHWTNEEAAQIVGRTRESTQEDLFEAIEQGDFPKWKVQVQIMPEMDADKTSYNPFDLTKVWPHADYPPIDIGVMELNRNADNYFAEIEQLAMSPSNIVPGIGFSPDKMLQARIFSYADAHRHRIGTHYEALPVNAPKCPVHHYHKDGAMRFTPNNPNPAAYYEPNSFGGPVEDNRFVEPPLRITGDADRWNHREGNDDFSQPRALFELFDADGKARLFANIAAAMGDIPGFIEERQCVLFDTVHPEYGAGVRAARVTIKDRNPSISAPTDQLLSDASA
- a CDS encoding glycerol kinase, which codes for MSGNYLLVLDAGTTSTRAMLYAPDGARVATAQRDLSQYYPQPGWVEHDAAQIWARTLECAQAMVAQAGGTDRIAAIGITNQRETVVAWDRRTGEPLTRAIVWQDRRTADRCAALRQAGHEQMIQRRTGLVVDPYFSATKMRWMIDHVADVATAGDALALGTVESWLVWKLTGGLHISDATNASRTQLMALDGTGWDDDLCALFGVPQGALPEIVDNAGTFGVTVPALLGGSVPICGLAGDQQAATIGQGCLAPGEAKATLGTGAFILTPMGRAVPQSAHRLLGTVLWQMGGDRHYALEGSIFVAGSLIQWLRDQMGMIAQAADTDAIARSVADNGGVWMLPALSGLGAPHWRAEATGRITGLTHATGRAHIVRAAMESMAHQVQDLARAFAADGAPWRRLRIDGGMSANDWIAQDMADILDVPVERPHDVETTARGAALLAGVGVGLFPDLAAAGVMASERQMFTADMNEKERGKRLAGWQALLDD
- a CDS encoding glycerol-3-phosphate dehydrogenase, translated to MSEESAGIIHDIAIIGGGVNGCGIARDAAGRGARVLLLERGDLAQGTSSASTKLIHGGLRYLEHGEFALVREALAERARLWGIAPHIIHPMRFVLPWTKGLRPRWMLRLGLFLYDHIGGRRALPATRSIDLRRHVAGAALRPGFGPAYAYSDGWVDDARLVVLNARDAADRGATVRTRTEVTGLAREGELWAIRTAAETFRARIVINATGPSVLDLLDRAQRPSDRQMRLVRGSHIVVRALFGHDHAYFFQLPDGRIFFAIPYERDFTLIGTTDRDHEGGLAHVTASAEEIAYLCDGANRYFSRAITPADVVWSYAGVRPLVDDGSGRPEAATRGYRLELDDADGAPLLSVFGGKITTYRHLAVAAMTRLRPFLPGLDERDWTAEAPLPGGDFPRDGLAALIAGLARDYPFLVAATADRIGRAYGTQARVWLGKARVAADLGMDFGHGLFQAEVAHMQAREWAHTAQDVLWGRSKLGLRFDAAQVTRLQAWLGEGE
- the clpS gene encoding ATP-dependent Clp protease adapter ClpS, coding for MISIATAYTRPATMTGDDRDDQGEGPGGPNVGIATRTRTRTKKPSLYKVLMLNDDYTPMEFVVHVLQHFFRMDMEEATRVMLHVHQRGVGICGVFSYEVAETKVNQVMDFARQNQHPLQCTLEKA
- a CDS encoding phasin family protein; this encodes MAVTPKTGRGRPLSKSGSTLSASEALKAAEAAIAPPAKKPPVARKPAAAKAPTLTAKSTSVPAMDGNPAAIVAATTAVDAAPEPALVPEVEAAPAAATPPVQVPDVPTPSAAVADVVAETPMTQIPSLPVIEGTKNMTDMIETGKKFAEDAKAKLETVYADMNEKAKAGVEKSTKAIEELSDLTKGNVEAMVESGKIAAKAMETMGQEAVDYSRKSFEKATATMKTFATIKTPTEFFQLQSQMMSSSFDDFAKEAAKSSEAMMKLVGEVAQPLTARVTLVTDKVKSLAA
- a CDS encoding PHA/PHB synthase family protein, giving the protein MEKSNVMEPHLPTLEQMQQWTQVIGRTQQLMLEQAAGATGRVLPFDPETVARIQSGFADEGLALWQRFLDSGGLLRDEPAPAPAESPAARKDRRFADPAWTQNPFYDLIRQSYLLVSDYMTRLADSVDGVDAKQKAKLRFATTGMLDALSPSNFPLTNPTVVQKTIETGGENLVKGMQHMLADMEKGQLSHTDGTQFEVGRNIAATPGKVVHETPLYQLIHYAPSTETVLTTPLIIFPPWINRFYILDLSPEKSFVKWAVDQGVSVFLVSWKSADASMKDLIWDDYILRGQIDAIDTVRDLLKVKSVHTIGYCVAGTTLAATLALLAARGEADKVASATFFTAQVDFSKAGDLTLFVDDEQMKLVDQLSSGGFLDGRYMAVTFNLLRGRDLIWNYVVNNYLLGMDYPPFDLLYWNGDTTNLPARWHKDYLTQLYRDNLLVMPGAISVDGTPIDLKKIETPAYVQAGKEDHIAPLESVWKLTEHLSGPVRFVLAGSGHIAGVINPPAAQKYQYWTCEEPQPDLDSFVATARETKGSWWPDWRAWIDSLDSRVVAVKGARVPGKGKMKAIEDAPGRYVKER
- a CDS encoding LL-diaminopimelate aminotransferase, with amino-acid sequence MSEEFYRMKRLPPYVIAEVNAMRAAARAAGEDIIDLGMGNPDLPPPDHVIAKLIEVAQKPDAHGYSQSKGIPGLRKAQANYYGRRFGVDVDPETEVVVTMGSKEGLASLATAITAPGDVVLAPNPSYPIHMFGFIIAGATIRSVPTTPDENYFRAIDRAMAFTVPRPSILVVNYPSNPTAETVDLAFYERLVAWAKENKVWVLSDLAYSELYYDGNPTPSILQVPGAKDVAIEFTSLSKTYSMAGWRMGFAVGNKQLIAAMTRVKSYLDYGAFTPIQAAACAALNGPQDIVQKNRELYHKRRDVMVESFGRAGWDIPPPRASMFAWAPLPPALKEMGSLEFSKQLLTHAKVAVAPGVGYGEDGEGFVRIAMVENEQRLRQAARNVKKYLQSMGVNTPSSKGAA
- a CDS encoding DUF2721 domain-containing protein; translation: MSAVAGLLPLPQVTHIAQTIQLAVAPVFMLAGIGAFLNLCASRLARVIDRARVVEKGVLESRGKEHDRLVAEIRMLDRRMSVVNSAIFLSVASGCAICLVVILLFAAELFRGHLGNTIAVLFIVTMVLQAAAFATFIQEIRLASRTIHIRNEVLYHKAEAEDADSA